In Actinomycetota bacterium, a genomic segment contains:
- a CDS encoding D-hexose-6-phosphate mutarotase, translated as MAAQSIPAPIALTASGGTGEIYTHGAHLTRWNPSGSAPVIWVSHLARFEPGVAIRGGIPIILPWFGAGRSGDMTPAHGFARTRLWRLVEQGFDGDDAIAMFELQGSSSDDETFPYAFKARYEVRIGSALHLSLMVENTGEDVFSFEEALHTYFHVGDVRKIHVEGLDGCSYLDQADPSGLAIKQQSGDLEFLGETDRIYDSSSRVRVVDPVLGRALLIEKEHSASTVVWNPWIDKAQRMSDFGDDEWSSMVCIEGGNLRDAAVHLDPAQSHQMRYSVQVEAIQTHHLVPR; from the coding sequence GTGGCGGCTCAGTCGATTCCGGCGCCTATTGCGCTTACTGCATCGGGTGGTACTGGCGAGATCTACACTCACGGCGCGCATCTGACACGTTGGAACCCAAGCGGCAGCGCGCCAGTCATCTGGGTCAGTCACCTCGCTCGGTTTGAACCCGGCGTCGCAATCAGAGGCGGGATTCCGATCATCCTTCCCTGGTTTGGTGCCGGCCGATCCGGCGACATGACTCCCGCACATGGCTTCGCGCGCACACGACTTTGGAGATTGGTAGAGCAGGGTTTTGACGGCGACGACGCTATTGCCATGTTCGAACTTCAGGGATCCTCATCTGACGATGAGACTTTCCCGTATGCCTTCAAGGCGCGGTACGAGGTTCGAATTGGCAGTGCGCTGCACCTGTCTTTGATGGTTGAAAACACTGGTGAAGACGTGTTCTCATTCGAGGAAGCGCTCCACACATACTTCCACGTAGGCGATGTGCGAAAGATCCACGTTGAAGGGCTTGACGGATGTTCGTATCTCGACCAAGCAGACCCCAGTGGACTGGCGATCAAGCAGCAGAGCGGCGATTTGGAGTTCTTAGGTGAGACAGACCGCATCTATGACTCAAGCAGTCGTGTTCGCGTCGTCGACCCGGTCCTTGGTCGGGCTCTTCTCATCGAGAAGGAGCACTCCGCAAGCACAGTGGTATGGAATCCGTGGATTGACAAAGCTCAACGCATGAGCGACTTCGGTGACGACGAATGGTCGTCCATGGTCTGCATTGAGGGTGGCAATCTTCGCGATGCAGCGGTGCATCTGGATCCCGCGCAGTCGCATCAGATGCGCTACTCAGTGCAGGTCGAAGCGATCCAGACACATCACCTTGTCCCACGCTGA
- a CDS encoding DUF4232 domain-containing protein: protein MHEAFLAKGRTRMQSRGLTRKSLAAPLILVTLFAVGSFAPAQALDTPTCLGTQLSGKTTGEGAGMSQPYSVITVTNTSSSPCSLKGYPVLTGASSAIGKVDISVNNGALFNLPSAKITSFVLAPKAKAWFALGSATAYTGPLVTITRITFAAQKGASVAESSILKQELQANGPIGKPIPLGVTAFAPGKGPGGVQ from the coding sequence GTGCACGAAGCATTTCTGGCCAAGGGGAGGACTCGCATGCAGTCACGAGGTTTGACGCGGAAGTCCCTGGCTGCGCCGCTGATTCTGGTGACACTGTTTGCCGTCGGTTCGTTTGCACCGGCTCAGGCGCTCGACACACCTACCTGTCTGGGTACCCAACTTTCCGGAAAGACCACTGGTGAAGGTGCGGGCATGTCGCAGCCGTACTCGGTCATCACGGTCACCAACACAAGCTCCTCGCCATGTTCGCTGAAGGGCTACCCGGTACTCACCGGCGCCTCGTCTGCCATAGGCAAAGTTGATATCAGTGTGAACAATGGCGCGCTGTTCAATCTTCCAAGTGCCAAGATCACCAGCTTCGTCCTGGCACCAAAGGCCAAGGCATGGTTCGCCCTCGGATCAGCTACCGCCTACACAGGGCCACTCGTCACCATCACCCGCATCACTTTCGCCGCTCAGAAGGGCGCCAGCGTTGCTGAGAGTTCGATCCTGAAGCAGGAACTCCAAGCCAACGGACCAATCGGCAAGCCCATTCCCCTGGGCGTGACAGCCTTTGCCCCGGGTAAGGGCCCAGGAGGCGTGCAGTAG
- a CDS encoding DUF4333 domain-containing protein — protein MKRHLAPVLVAAFAVTLLAGCSASVDIGEQSISSEELATQVTTALAENMQVDVDQVPTITCPEDLEAKVGASTTCLLMDDTSGKDYDVAVKVTSIDGSKALFSVEVAAEPRPASTE, from the coding sequence ATGAAACGTCACCTCGCCCCAGTTCTTGTCGCTGCTTTTGCCGTCACCTTGCTTGCTGGATGTTCAGCCAGCGTTGATATCGGCGAGCAGTCGATCTCCTCAGAGGAATTGGCAACGCAGGTGACTACCGCACTAGCGGAGAACATGCAGGTCGATGTCGACCAGGTGCCCACCATTACCTGTCCTGAGGATCTTGAGGCAAAGGTCGGGGCTTCAACAACCTGTCTGCTCATGGACGACACCTCTGGCAAGGACTACGACGTCGCGGTGAAGGTCACGAGCATTGACGGCAGCAAGGCCCTGTTCTCCGTTGAGGTCGCTGCTGAGCCTCGTCCTGCATCAACTGAGTAG
- a CDS encoding DUF309 domain-containing protein, whose product MDGADFMFFFWASTADTWTVPINAGESPRDRYGRPLRGTGQSAVPGIRERMEISSDEAWTQALDYIETDLPFHAHESFEQRWRCCPPEERQAWQALAQWGAALTQLARGNPTGAKANAQKSLANLDEAPLIPLPVDSGVVRASLAVLLS is encoded by the coding sequence GTGGACGGAGCCGACTTCATGTTCTTCTTCTGGGCGTCCACTGCCGATACTTGGACAGTGCCTATCAATGCCGGTGAGTCGCCAAGAGATCGCTATGGCAGACCCTTGCGCGGAACAGGGCAGTCAGCAGTCCCCGGAATCAGGGAAAGGATGGAGATCTCCAGCGACGAAGCGTGGACTCAAGCACTCGACTACATCGAGACGGATCTTCCATTCCACGCGCATGAAAGCTTCGAGCAGCGTTGGCGCTGTTGCCCTCCCGAAGAACGACAGGCATGGCAGGCACTAGCGCAATGGGGCGCAGCGCTCACGCAATTGGCGCGCGGCAACCCCACAGGTGCCAAAGCCAATGCTCAGAAGTCGCTTGCCAATCTGGACGAGGCACCGTTGATCCCACTGCCCGTCGATTCGGGCGTGGTGCGAGCCTCTCTGGCTGTCCTACTCAGTTGA